From one Astatotilapia calliptera chromosome 10, fAstCal1.2, whole genome shotgun sequence genomic stretch:
- the LOC113030524 gene encoding RING finger protein 145 yields the protein MAVKDRVEAVLNVGLRVPSIMLLDVLYRWDVSSFFQKIQRSSLSNNPLFQYKYLALYLHYVGYILSLVLLTLPRQHLVKLYLYVLTALLLFAGHQVSRDYVRSELDSGYEGPVYLEPLSMNRFTTALIGQLVVCTLCSCVMQTKRIWLFSAHLLPLVARLCLVPLETIVFINKFSMIFTGLEVIYFLASNLLVPYNLAKTAYRELAQVVEVYGLLALGMSLWNQLVLPVLFMCFWLVLFALQIYSYFSTRDQPTSRERLLFLFLTSIAECCSTPYSLLGLVFTVSFIALGVLTLCKFYLQGYRAFMNDNTMHRGMTEGITLLILAVQTGLIELQVIHRAFLLSIILFIVVASILQSMLEIADPIVLALGASRDKSLWKHFRAVSLCLFLLIFPAYMAYMICQFFHMDFWLLIIISSSILTSLQVLGTLLIYVLFMVEEFRKAPVENMDEVIYCVNGTYRLLEFLVAVCVVCYGVSETVFGEWSVMGSTIILVHSYYNVWLRAQLGWQSFLLRRDAVNKIKSLPTASNTQLQQYNDICAICFQDMTSAVITPCSHFFHAGCLKKWLYVQETCPLCHSQLKSQSPTNGGATQETPAANQNPAGQEEAPGNKQEEDHSTLPEDRKEEASVEQEGDNETTTSAGEASSSTSPTGMQSAPLHIVNPPLSSSSCSSPPLATDSVPHQSPADHPSASSFSTSCTSDTPDAPASHCHSVSTFHQPTSQVLTQAEANPAEPESLPQLKSVSLVDSKENSTGPSSQSNPPTPHSVEPPPRPPPPPPFNP from the exons ATGGCAGTGAAGGACCGCGTAGAGGCTGTGCTCAATGTGGGTCTGCGTGTTCCCAGCATCATGCTGTTGGATGTCCTCTACCGCTGGGATGTCAGCTCCTTCTTCCAGAAGATCCAGCGCTCCAGCCTTTCCAATAACCCCCTTTTTCAGTACAAGTATCTGGCCCTCTACCTGCACTACGTAG GTTACATCTTGAGCTTGGTGCTTCTGACTCTGCCTCGTCAGCACCTGGTTAAACTTTACCTGTATGTTCTTACGGCCCTGCTGCTGTTTGCTGGTCACCAAGTGTCAAG GGATTATGTTCGCAGTGAACTGGATTCGGGTTATGAAGGCCCTGTCTACCTGGAACCTCTCTCCATGAACAGATTCACCACTGCACTCATAG GTCAGCTGGTGGTTTGTACACTTTGTTCCTGTGTGATGCAAACCAAGAGGATTTGGCTGTTCTCTGCTCACCTCCTCCCTCTAGTGGCTAGACTGTGTCTGGTCCCACTCGAGACCATCGTCTTCATCAATAAGTTCTCAATGATCTTCACAGGCCTGGAGGTCATTTACTTCCTGGCGTCTAACTTGCTGGTACCATATAACCTGGCCAAGACTGCCTACAGAGAGCTGGCTCAG GTGGTAGAAGTGTACGGGCTTCTTGCTTTGGGAATGTCACTGTGGAACCAGCTGGTCCTTCCAGTTCTCTTCATGTGTTTTTGGCTCGTGCTGTTTGCTCTGCAGATATACTCCTACTTCAGCACAAGAGACCAGCCTACTTCCAGAGAGAggctgcttttcctttttcttacaAG TATCGCAGAATGCTGTAGTACACCGTACTCTCTGCTGGGTCTGGTTTTCACAGTTTCTTTCATTGCGCTGGGCGTTCTCACACTGTGCAAGTTCTACCTGCAGGGCTACAGAGCCTTTATGAATGACAACACCATGCACAG GGGGATGACTGAAGGTATCACCTTGCTAATCCTTGCGGTCCAAACTGGCCTCATTGAGCTGCAGGTCATCCACAGAGCCTTCCTCCTCTCTATCATCCTCTTTATTGTTGTTGCTTCCATCCTGCAGTCCATGCTGGAGATAGCAGATCCTATAGTCCTAGCCCTGGGAGCATCTAGAGACAA GAGTTTGTGGAAGCACTTCCGTGcagtttctctctgtctcttcctgCTGATCTTTCCAGCGTACATGGCTTATATGATCTGCCAGTTCTTCCACATGGACTTCTGGCTTCTcatcatcatctcctcctcaaTCCTCACCTCTCTCCAG GTCCTTGGCACTCTTTTGATCTATGTTCTCTTCATGGTGGAGGAGTTTCGTAAAGCTCCAGTGGAGAACATGGATGAAGTCATATATTGTGTAAATGGGACCTACAGATTGCTGGAGTTTCTG GTTGCGGTGTGCGTGGTGTGCTATGGTGTATCAGAGACTGTATTTGGCGAGTGGAGTGTGATGGGAAGCACCATCATCTTGGTCCACTCGTACTATAACGTCTGGCTCAGAGCCCAGCTGGGCTGGCAGAGCTTCCTGCTCAGGAGAGATGCTGTAAACAAGATAAAAAGCCTCCCCACAGCTAGCAATACACAGCTGCAGCAGTATAACGACATCTGTGCTATCTGCTTCCAG GACATGACCAGTGCTGTGATCACTCCGTGCAGTCATTTCTTCCACGCTGGCTGTCTGAAGAAATGGCTGTATGTCCAGGAAACGTGCCCTCTCTGTCATTCACAACTCAAGAGCCAATCACCAACTAATGGCGGAGCTACCCAAGAGACacctgcagccaatcagaacccTGCAGGACAGGAAGAAGCCCCAGGCAacaagcaggaggaggaccACAGCACTCTACCGGAGGATAGGAAAGAGGAAGCGTCAgtagagcaggagggagataaTGAAACTACCACATCAGCTGGGGAAGCCTCCTCTTCCACCTCCCCCACTGGCATGCAGTCTGCTCCCCTGCACATCGTCAACCCTCCATTATCATCTTCCTCttgttcttctcctcctcttgcaACTGATTCTGTGCCGCACCAGTCCCCTGCAGATCACCCTTCTGCATCTTCTTTCTCTACCTCTTGCACATCAGACACACCTGACGCTCCTGCATCTCACTGCCATTCTGTCTCCACCTTTCACCAACCAACGTCACAGGTACTGACCCAAGCAGAGGCGAACCCTGCTGAACCCGAATCCCTCCCTCAGCTAAAATCAGTCTCCCTTGTGGACAGCAAGGAAAACTCTACTGGTCCATCATCACAATCTAACCCACCAACTCCCCATTCAGTGGaacctcctcctcgtcctccaccccctcctccaTTCAACCCCTGA